One window from the genome of Desulfobotulus pelophilus encodes:
- a CDS encoding YchJ family protein produces the protein MELCPCGSGQNFEACCEPYITGALAAPTAEALMRSRYTAYARVSMDYIFDTTHPDQRTDYDADGARQWAESSQWHGLEILHREKGLAEDREGNLEFAAHFSQDDKRYVHHERAFFRKGEDDKWYFYDGQPVTAETFRREGPKVGRNDSCPCGSGKKYKKCCIDSVA, from the coding sequence ATGGAATTATGTCCCTGCGGATCCGGTCAGAACTTTGAGGCCTGCTGCGAACCCTATATTACGGGTGCCCTGGCTGCACCAACGGCGGAAGCTCTGATGCGTTCCCGTTATACCGCCTATGCCCGGGTATCCATGGATTATATCTTTGATACCACCCATCCGGATCAGCGGACGGATTATGATGCGGATGGTGCCAGGCAGTGGGCGGAATCTTCTCAGTGGCACGGCCTTGAAATTCTGCACAGAGAAAAGGGGCTTGCGGAAGACAGGGAAGGTAACCTCGAGTTTGCCGCCCATTTTTCCCAGGATGACAAACGTTATGTCCACCATGAGCGGGCTTTTTTCCGTAAGGGAGAAGATGATAAGTGGTATTTTTATGATGGACAGCCTGTTACGGCAGAAACCTTCCGCAGGGAAGGTCCCAAGGTAGGCCGTAATGACTCCTGCCCCTGCGGTTCCGGTAAAAAATATAAAAAATGCTGCATTGACAGTGTCGCATGA